From a single Oncorhynchus nerka isolate Pitt River linkage group LG11, Oner_Uvic_2.0, whole genome shotgun sequence genomic region:
- the LOC115137386 gene encoding hypermethylated in cancer 1 protein-like encodes MANGMVFHTQIASIMEVLANAAVGEICKLVDDDYAVFRLEITQSQKENRTLRRKLQQLELKVARERAEGTMRERVVASRPSSVKILDRYRGMTRGEGHLTEGHKRFVKPMKNNSWRDDQSITVDEGSGTSIQHVIMIESAEAEAAGPGVKMERSEGDEDPQHSRDIQTGAPSVATEDPITAPVQPRTRSSITEVSGTPNAVLKSKTDTETLTRRLLHTGSDHRSDPERLGCPPAPSSEYLLVFHQSQRRVHSRGDGDGDTLDTGRDDPSCSYTTEMDPGNMPLGLETQTDLSRGDWNQYSSSVYSEGCLDKKGEVIIVDEVTVKVEGDASPTLNADRHLVDGHSQSRDFLDYRESLETNSNVVTHSPIQFRDSDPVSTLMEPSDSHSHAIFGQVLNSNDRARAQVQGGGATSGNGKEKLFLCMFCNKGFSCPQKVEIHQRVHTGVKPFSCTQCHMRFAQARDLKRHQRVHTGEKPYSCTQCEKRFSRQDHLKMHLKVHTGERPFSCTHCGKTFSERSYLRIHQQKNHSTL; translated from the exons ATGGCTAATGgtatggtttttcacactcaaattgCCTCCATTATGGAGGTGCTAGCGAATGCAGCAGTGGGAGAGatctgtaaactcgtagacgacgactatgcagtgtttcgtttggaaataactcaaagccagaaagaaaacaggaCATTGCGGAGAAAACTACAGCAACTGGAACTGAAGGTGGCACGGGAGCGCGCAGAGGGGACAATGCGAGAGCGCGTCGTCGCCAGTCGCCCCAGTAGTGTCAAGATACTCGACCGGTACAGAGGAATGACAAGAG GTGAAGGACATCTCACTGAAGGCCACAAGAGATTTGTGAAGCCAATGAAGAACAATTCCTGGAGAGATGACCAATCAATTACTGTTGATGAGGGGAGTGGAACCTCAATCCAGCACGTTATCATGATAGAG TCTGCAGAAGCTGAAGCTGCAGGTCCTGGGGTCAAGatggagaggtctgaaggagatgaagacccacagcacagcagagacatccagactggAGCACCCTCTGTAGCCACAGAGGACCCCATCACCGCCCCAGTGCAGCCCAGGACCCGAAGCAGCATCACGGAGGTCAGCGGAACGCCGAACGCCGTCCTCAAGtcaaagacagacacagagactttAACACGAAGGCTCCTACACACAGGATCTGACCACCGATCAgacccagagagactgggctgtccTCCTGCTCCCAGTTCAGAGTACTTACTGGTATTTCACCAGAGCCAAAGAAGGGTTCATTCCCGTGGAGATGGTGATGGTGACACGTTAGACACTGGTCGTGATGATCCGTCTTGTTCTTACACTACAGAGATGGACCCTGGCAACATGCCCTTGGGTTTAGAGACACAGACGGATTTGTCTAGAGGGGACTGgaaccagtacagtagtagtgtatacTCTGAAGGGTGCCTAGATAAGAAAGGGGAGGTTATAATCGTAGATGAGGTAACTGTGAAAGTGGAGGGTGACGCTTCTCCCACATTGAATGCAGATCGTCATCTAGTTGACGGACACTCACAGAGCAGAGATTTCTTAGATTACAGGGAAAGCTTGGAGACAAATTCAAACGTTGTGACCCACTCTCCTATTCAGTTCAGGGATTCTGACCCAGTGTCCACGTTGATGGAGCCTTCCGATTCACACAGCCATGCCATTTTCGGTCAGGTATTGAACTCAAATGACAGGGCTAGAGCCCAGGTTCAGGGAGGGGGAGCAACATCAGGCAATGGTAAAGAGAAACTGTTCCTCTGTatgttctgtaacaaaggcttcagctgcccccagaaggtggagatccaccagagggtccacacaggggtgaaacccttcagctgtacccagtgtcacatgcGCTTCGCCCAGGCTCgtgacctgaagaggcaccagagggtccacacaggtgagaaaccctacagctgtacccagtgtgagaagaggttctcccgCCAGGACCATctgaagatgcacctgaaggtccacacgGGAGAGAGGCCATTCTCCTGTACGCACTGTGGGAAGACGTTTTCAGAGAGGAGctacctcaggatacaccagcagaaaaaccATTCCACTCTATAA